Within the Ketobacter sp. MCCC 1A13808 genome, the region CTTCGCTTGGTGGACGAAATGGTGCATCCCATTAAGGATGGGTACGATGTCGTATTCGGTATCGGGCCTCTGCAAAGTTCGACACTCATTGCCCGCAAAGCCTTCGAGTTGGATTGCTTTCTTTGCGCTTCGAAAGAATTCGTGGACGGGCTTGCCGAGCCGTTGACGGTGCCTTCACAACTGAACAAACTGCCTTTCATCGATTTCGACTATTATGGACAGCCACGAAAATCGACTCTTACCAAAGGCAAAAAACGCTACGATATCTCGCCAATGGTCAGGGCCAGAGTTAATAATTTTCAAATAAGCAAAGATTACATACTCCGGGGTCTGGGTGTCGGCATTATGCCGAAACAGATAATCTGTTCCGGCGAATTGAAAGAAGGGGTGATTGTGCCGGTCTTGCCCGAATGGGAACTGCAATCGATCGATGTCTATATGATTTATCCGTTCCAACTGTCTTTTTCAAATTTGATCAGCGCGTTCTATGACACGGCACTGGAAATCATTCTCCAGAATTCCAGCATTCCCTAGTGCCCATTGCAATTCCTTGGTTTAATTTTATTACGCTATATTAGCGGACTAAATAGGTGGATCAGATTTTCAAAAAAGCGGTAGCGCGTGGGCCGGCTTTTCCACTTATCTTTTTGCAGAATTTCCGTATCATTCTGATAACGCTGAATCATATCAACTAATTCAGCAGCCTCTGTAC harbors:
- a CDS encoding LysR family transcriptional regulator gives rise to the protein MKQNLNFNLDALIVFGKLVECRNLSKAATLLGMPKSTVSRKISKLESDLGVKLLRKNTHQITVTDIGQQVYSHSLKILAEANDVSALIEGNKQEPQGELRAALPIFMGIDYAARVGGSFLQRYPKSQLELRLVDEMVHPIKDGYDVVFGIGPLQSSTLIARKAFELDCFLCASKEFVDGLAEPLTVPSQLNKLPFIDFDYYGQPRKSTLTKGKKRYDISPMVRARVNNFQISKDYILRGLGVGIMPKQIICSGELKEGVIVPVLPEWELQSIDVYMIYPFQLSFSNLISAFYDTALEIILQNSSIP